The proteins below come from a single Streptomyces sp. B3I8 genomic window:
- a CDS encoding xanthine dehydrogenase family protein molybdopterin-binding subunit: MSNEAATAPAAAAAPAPEPLPHGIGVSLPSADTRAKTEGTFPYAADLWAEGLLWAAVLRSPHPHARVVSIDTSHAREMPGVRAVLTHEDVPGTPVHGRGRADRPVFASEVVRHHGEPLAAVAADHPDTARMAAAAVIVEYEVLEPVTDPEQAFEAEPLHPDGNLIRHIPLRHGDPEAAGDIVVEGLYRIGRQDPAPIGAEAGLAVPRPDGGVELYLASTDPHADRDAAAACYGLPPDQVKIVVTGVPGATADREDQGFQLPLGLLALRTGCPVKLAATREESFLGHVHRHPTLLRYRHHADGEGRLVKVEAQILLDAGAYADTSSEALAAAVSFACGPYVVPHAFIEGWAVRTNNPPSGHVRGEGAMQVCAAYEAQMDKLAKKLGVDPAELRLRNVLATGDVLPTGQTVTCPAPVAELLQAVRDFPLPPLPKDTPADEWLLPGGPEGAGEPGAIRRGVGYGLGMVHMLGAEGADEVSTATVKVQDGVATVLCAAVETGQGFSTLARQIVQETLGVDEVHVAPVDTDQPPAGAGARGRHTWVSGGAVERAAKMVRTQLLQPLAHKFGMSTELLQITDGKITSYDGVLSTTVAEALDGKELWATAQCRPHPTEPLDGFGQGDAFVGLAFCAIRAVVDVDIELGSVRVVELALAQDVGRVLNPAQLAARIEAGVTQGVGVALTENLRTARGVVRHPDLTGYALPTALDVPDIKIVKLVEERDVVAPFGAKSVSAVPVVTSPAAVASAVRAATGRPVNRLPIRPQAAVVTS, encoded by the coding sequence TTGAGCAACGAAGCCGCCACCGCGCCCGCCGCGGCGGCCGCACCCGCCCCCGAGCCGCTGCCGCACGGCATCGGTGTGTCCCTGCCGAGCGCCGACACCCGCGCCAAGACCGAGGGCACCTTCCCCTACGCCGCCGACCTGTGGGCCGAGGGCCTGCTGTGGGCGGCCGTGCTGCGCTCGCCGCACCCGCACGCGCGTGTGGTGTCCATCGACACCAGCCACGCCCGCGAGATGCCCGGCGTGCGCGCCGTCCTGACCCACGAGGACGTGCCCGGCACCCCGGTGCACGGCCGGGGCCGCGCCGACCGCCCGGTGTTCGCCTCCGAGGTCGTACGCCACCACGGGGAGCCGCTGGCCGCCGTCGCCGCCGACCATCCGGACACCGCGCGGATGGCCGCCGCCGCCGTCATCGTCGAGTACGAGGTGCTCGAACCGGTCACCGACCCCGAGCAGGCGTTCGAGGCCGAGCCGTTGCACCCGGACGGCAACCTCATCCGGCACATCCCGCTGCGCCACGGCGACCCGGAGGCGGCCGGTGACATCGTCGTCGAGGGGCTGTACCGCATCGGCCGCCAGGACCCCGCCCCCATCGGCGCCGAGGCCGGACTCGCCGTGCCGCGTCCCGACGGCGGCGTCGAGCTGTACCTGGCCTCCACCGACCCGCACGCCGACCGCGACGCGGCCGCCGCCTGCTACGGCCTGCCACCCGATCAGGTGAAGATCGTCGTCACCGGGGTGCCGGGCGCCACCGCCGACCGCGAGGACCAGGGCTTCCAGCTCCCGCTCGGCCTGCTCGCGCTCAGGACGGGCTGCCCGGTCAAGCTCGCCGCCACGCGCGAGGAGTCCTTCCTCGGCCACGTCCACCGCCACCCCACCCTGCTGCGCTACCGCCACCACGCGGACGGCGAGGGCAGGCTCGTCAAGGTCGAGGCGCAGATCCTGCTCGACGCGGGCGCCTACGCCGACACCTCGTCCGAGGCACTGGCCGCCGCCGTCTCCTTCGCCTGCGGCCCCTACGTCGTCCCGCACGCCTTCATCGAGGGCTGGGCGGTGCGCACCAACAACCCGCCCTCCGGGCACGTGCGCGGCGAGGGCGCCATGCAGGTGTGCGCCGCGTACGAGGCGCAGATGGACAAGCTGGCCAAGAAGCTCGGCGTCGACCCGGCCGAGCTGCGGCTGCGCAACGTGCTGGCCACCGGCGACGTGCTGCCCACCGGACAGACCGTGACCTGCCCGGCGCCGGTCGCCGAACTCCTCCAGGCGGTACGGGACTTCCCGCTGCCGCCGCTGCCCAAGGACACCCCCGCCGACGAGTGGCTGCTCCCGGGCGGCCCCGAGGGCGCGGGCGAGCCCGGCGCGATCCGCCGGGGCGTCGGCTACGGCCTGGGCATGGTGCACATGCTCGGCGCGGAGGGCGCGGACGAGGTCTCCACGGCGACGGTGAAGGTCCAGGACGGGGTCGCCACCGTGCTGTGCGCGGCCGTCGAGACCGGCCAGGGCTTCAGCACGCTGGCCCGGCAGATCGTCCAGGAGACGCTCGGCGTCGACGAGGTGCACGTGGCGCCCGTCGACACCGACCAGCCGCCCGCGGGCGCCGGCGCCCGGGGCCGCCACACCTGGGTGTCGGGCGGTGCGGTGGAACGGGCCGCGAAGATGGTCCGCACCCAGCTCCTCCAGCCGCTCGCACACAAGTTCGGCATGTCCACCGAGCTGCTCCAGATCACCGACGGCAAGATCACCTCGTACGACGGGGTCCTGTCGACCACCGTCGCCGAGGCGCTGGACGGCAAGGAACTGTGGGCCACCGCCCAGTGCCGGCCCCACCCGACCGAGCCGCTGGACGGCTTCGGCCAGGGCGACGCCTTCGTGGGCCTCGCGTTCTGCGCGATCCGCGCGGTGGTCGACGTCGACATCGAGCTCGGCTCGGTGCGGGTGGTCGAGCTGGCGCTCGCCCAGGACGTGGGCCGCGTCCTCAACCCGGCGCAGCTCGCCGCGCGCATCGAGGCGGGCGTGACGCAGGGCGTGGGCGTGGCGCTCACGGAGAACCTGCGCACCGCGCGCGGCGTCGTCCGCCACCCCGACCTCACGGGGTACGCGCTGCCGACCGCGCTGGACGTCCCCGACATCAAGATCGTGAAGCTGGTGGAGGAACGGGACGTGGTGGCGCCCTTCGGCGCCAAGTCGGTGAGCGCGGTGCCGGTGGTGACCTCGCCGGCCGCCGTCGCCTCGGCGGTGCGCGCGGCGACGGGCCGCCCCGTCAACCGCCTGCCGATCCGGCCGCAGGCGGCGGTGGTGACGTCATGA
- a CDS encoding SUKH-4 family immunity protein, which produces MNTICPKGMADAAAERPPGTRARTGTRRWPTGHAGRPGRPGRPVGLALDLPDRFLDDTFGAGAIIRFEDVDFPATLTHEPTRRFLREVGLPEREYGFELDTDVPLPTLTEYAEYEAEHAHFLPDVAPRRLPYLADRLIRLGTLLPGTDLVLDGTTGEVRCWRAPDRTAHPLTADLSTLTVTLWLLHRDRRTSVARRAHA; this is translated from the coding sequence ATGAACACGATCTGTCCGAAGGGGATGGCGGACGCGGCGGCGGAGCGGCCGCCGGGAACGCGGGCGCGCACGGGGACGCGCCGGTGGCCGACGGGCCACGCCGGCCGGCCCGGCCGCCCCGGCCGTCCGGTCGGACTCGCCCTGGACCTCCCGGACCGCTTCCTCGACGACACGTTCGGCGCGGGCGCGATCATCCGCTTCGAGGACGTCGACTTCCCGGCCACGCTCACGCACGAACCGACCCGCCGCTTCCTGCGCGAGGTCGGCCTGCCCGAGCGGGAGTACGGCTTCGAACTCGACACGGACGTGCCGCTGCCGACGCTCACGGAGTACGCCGAGTACGAGGCGGAGCACGCGCACTTCCTGCCGGACGTGGCGCCCCGCCGGCTCCCGTACCTGGCCGACCGCCTGATACGCCTGGGCACGCTGCTGCCCGGCACGGACCTGGTCCTGGACGGAACCACCGGCGAGGTGCGGTGCTGGCGCGCCCCCGACCGGACGGCCCACCCGCTGACGGCCGACCTCTCCACGCTCACGGTCACCCTCTGGCTCCTGCACCGCGACCGCCGCACCTCCGTGGCCCGCCGGGCGCACGCCTGA
- a CDS encoding NAD(P)-dependent alcohol dehydrogenase: MNDRMMKAVLYDRYGGPDVLYVGRVPRPEPAAGEVLVRVHAFSVNGGELAARAGRLRLVTGRRFPQRVGVDFTGEVAASGAGVAGFADGDRVWGVLGRTSGFGSAAEYVTVAAERTGRVPDGLDLVDAAALPVATTAVTALRDKAALRPGERLLVRGAAGGVGNAAVQLGRAYGAEVTALARAANLDFVRGLGAHEAVDHRSVRPTELGRFDVVLDTVGTGLRTFRRLLSPGGRMVTIAFDLERLAASLGYLAASTVHGRGRVRAFSGNPTRAHFDDLARHVVEGKLRPAVDTVFPLEETAAAHRALEAGGVRGKYVVRVA, encoded by the coding sequence ATGAACGACCGCATGATGAAAGCAGTGCTGTACGACCGCTACGGCGGCCCCGACGTGCTGTACGTGGGCCGTGTGCCACGCCCCGAGCCGGCCGCCGGCGAGGTGCTGGTGAGGGTGCACGCGTTCAGTGTCAACGGCGGAGAACTGGCCGCCCGTGCCGGCCGCCTCCGTCTCGTGACCGGCCGGAGATTTCCCCAGCGTGTCGGCGTGGACTTCACCGGCGAGGTCGCGGCATCGGGTGCCGGAGTCGCGGGGTTCGCGGACGGCGACCGGGTATGGGGGGTCCTGGGCCGCACCTCCGGGTTCGGCAGCGCCGCCGAGTACGTGACCGTGGCCGCCGAGCGGACCGGCCGGGTTCCCGACGGACTGGATCTCGTGGACGCCGCCGCGCTGCCGGTGGCCACCACGGCCGTCACCGCCCTGCGGGACAAGGCCGCGCTGCGCCCCGGCGAACGACTCCTCGTCCGGGGCGCGGCGGGCGGCGTCGGCAACGCCGCCGTACAGCTCGGACGGGCGTACGGCGCCGAGGTCACGGCCCTCGCCCGCGCGGCCAACCTCGACTTCGTCCGCGGGCTCGGCGCGCACGAGGCCGTCGACCACCGGAGCGTGCGGCCGACGGAACTGGGCCGCTTCGACGTGGTCCTGGACACCGTGGGGACCGGACTGCGGACCTTCCGCCGCCTGCTGAGCCCCGGTGGGCGCATGGTCACCATCGCCTTCGACCTGGAACGGCTCGCCGCGTCGCTCGGCTACCTCGCCGCCAGCACGGTCCACGGACGCGGCCGGGTGCGCGCCTTCAGCGGCAACCCCACGCGGGCGCACTTCGACGACCTCGCCCGCCATGTGGTCGAGGGGAAGCTGCGCCCCGCAGTGGACACGGTCTTCCCCCTGGAGGAGACCGCGGCGGCCCACCGGGCGCTGGAGGCGGGCGGTGTCCGGGGCAAGTACGTGGTCAGAGTCGCGTAG
- a CDS encoding TetR/AcrR family transcriptional regulator encodes MVESPRIAAQDGLRADARRNRERILAAARTVFAERGIDAPMATVARRAGVGVATLYRHFPTRDALVRGAYAQQMETCGRALTDALADPDPWHGFQQLIETVFALQREERGFPAAYVAAFPDSGPEHARYRRQGERDFATLVRRAQASGALRADFHPSDLAVVLLAHCGLVTALQGDGAASRRLLAYLLASFRAGQADDPLPPPSALTLGGLPIPADGPPRQRAFRT; translated from the coding sequence ATGGTGGAATCCCCTCGGATCGCGGCCCAGGACGGGCTGCGGGCCGACGCCCGGCGCAACCGGGAGCGCATCCTCGCCGCCGCCCGTACGGTCTTCGCGGAGCGTGGGATCGACGCCCCGATGGCGACCGTGGCGCGTCGGGCCGGAGTCGGCGTGGCGACGCTGTACCGGCACTTCCCGACCCGGGACGCCCTGGTGCGGGGCGCGTACGCGCAGCAGATGGAGACCTGTGGACGGGCGCTCACCGATGCTCTGGCCGACCCCGACCCGTGGCACGGCTTCCAGCAGCTGATCGAGACGGTCTTCGCCCTGCAACGGGAGGAACGCGGGTTCCCGGCCGCGTACGTCGCGGCCTTCCCGGACAGCGGGCCGGAACACGCGCGGTACCGGCGACAAGGCGAGCGGGACTTCGCGACGCTCGTACGCAGGGCCCAGGCCTCGGGCGCTCTGCGGGCCGATTTTCACCCTTCCGACCTCGCCGTGGTCCTGCTGGCACACTGCGGCCTGGTCACCGCCCTGCAGGGGGACGGTGCGGCGTCCCGGCGTCTGCTGGCCTACCTGCTCGCGTCGTTCCGCGCCGGCCAGGCCGACGATCCGCTGCCTCCGCCGTCCGCGCTGACGCTGGGCGGTCTCCCGATCCCGGCCGACGGCCCCCCGCGGCAGCGGGCCTTTAGAACCTGA